Proteins encoded within one genomic window of Pongo pygmaeus isolate AG05252 chromosome 4, NHGRI_mPonPyg2-v2.0_pri, whole genome shotgun sequence:
- the TRIM52 gene encoding E3 ubiquitin-protein ligase TRIM52 isoform X3, translated as MAGYATTPSPMQTLQEEAVCAICSDYFKDPVSISCGHNFCRGCVTQLWGKEDEEDQNEEEDEWEEEDEEAVGAMDGWDGSIREVLYPGNADEELFQDQDDDELWLGDSGITNWDNVDYMWDEEEEEEDQDYYLGGLRPDLRIDVYQEEEILEAYDEDEDEELYPDIHPPPSLPLPGQFTCPQCRKSFTRRSFRPNLQLANMVQIIRQMCPTPYRGNRRNDQGMCFKHQEALKLFCEVDKEAICVVCRESRSHKQHSVVPLEEVVQEYQFVHPMS; from the exons ATGGCTGGTTATGCCACTACTCCCAGCCCCATGCAGACCCTTCAGGAGGAAGCAGTGTGTGCCATCTGCTCGGATTACTTCAAGGACCCCGTGTCCATCAGCTGTGGGCACAACTTCTGCCGAGGGTGTGTGACCCAGCTGTGGGGtaaggaggacgaggaggaccaGAACGAGGAGGAAGATGAatgggaggaggaggacgaggaagCGGTGGGGGCCATGGATGGATGGGACGGCTCCATTCGAGAGGTGTTGTATCCGGGGAATGCTGACGAAGAGTTGTTCCAAGACCAAGATGACGATGAACTCTGGCTCGGTGACAGTGGTATAACTAATTGGGACAACGTAGACTATATGTGGGacgaggaggaagaagaggaagatcaGGACTATTACCTAGGAGGCTTGAGACCTGACCTGAGAATTGATGTCTaccaagaagaagaaatactGGAAGCATACGATGAGGACGAAGATGAAGAGCTGTATCCTGACATCCACCCGCCTCCTTCCTTGCCCCTTCCAGGGCAGTTCACCTGCCCCCAGTGCCGAAAGAGCTTTACACGTCGCAGCTTTCGTCCCAACTtgcagctggccaacatggtccaGATAATTCGCCAGATGTGCCCCACTCCTTATCGGGGAAACCGGAGAAATGATCAGGGCATGTGCTTTAAACACCAGGAAGCCCTGAAACTCTTCTGTGAGGTGGACAAAGAGGCCATCTGTGTGGTGTGCCGAGAATCCAGGAGCCACAAACAGCACAGCGTGGTGCCTTTGGAGGAGGTGGTTCAGGAGTACCAG TTTGTCCATCCCATGAGTTAG
- the TRIM52 gene encoding E3 ubiquitin-protein ligase TRIM52 isoform X2 has protein sequence MAGYATTPSPMQTLQEEAVCAICSDYFKDPVSISCGHNFCRGCVTQLWGKEDEEDQNEEEDEWEEEDEEAVGAMDGWDGSIREVLYPGNADEELFQDQDDDELWLGDSGITNWDNVDYMWDEEEEEEDQDYYLGGLRPDLRIDVYQEEEILEAYDEDEDEELYPDIHPPPSLPLPGQFTCPQCRKSFTRRSFRPNLQLANMVQIIRQMCPTPYRGNRRNDQGMCFKHQEALKLFCEVDKEAICVVCRESRSHKQHSVVPLEEVVQEYQEIKLETTLVGILQIEQESIHSKAYNQ, from the exons ATGGCTGGTTATGCCACTACTCCCAGCCCCATGCAGACCCTTCAGGAGGAAGCAGTGTGTGCCATCTGCTCGGATTACTTCAAGGACCCCGTGTCCATCAGCTGTGGGCACAACTTCTGCCGAGGGTGTGTGACCCAGCTGTGGGGtaaggaggacgaggaggaccaGAACGAGGAGGAAGATGAatgggaggaggaggacgaggaagCGGTGGGGGCCATGGATGGATGGGACGGCTCCATTCGAGAGGTGTTGTATCCGGGGAATGCTGACGAAGAGTTGTTCCAAGACCAAGATGACGATGAACTCTGGCTCGGTGACAGTGGTATAACTAATTGGGACAACGTAGACTATATGTGGGacgaggaggaagaagaggaagatcaGGACTATTACCTAGGAGGCTTGAGACCTGACCTGAGAATTGATGTCTaccaagaagaagaaatactGGAAGCATACGATGAGGACGAAGATGAAGAGCTGTATCCTGACATCCACCCGCCTCCTTCCTTGCCCCTTCCAGGGCAGTTCACCTGCCCCCAGTGCCGAAAGAGCTTTACACGTCGCAGCTTTCGTCCCAACTtgcagctggccaacatggtccaGATAATTCGCCAGATGTGCCCCACTCCTTATCGGGGAAACCGGAGAAATGATCAGGGCATGTGCTTTAAACACCAGGAAGCCCTGAAACTCTTCTGTGAGGTGGACAAAGAGGCCATCTGTGTGGTGTGCCGAGAATCCAGGAGCCACAAACAGCACAGCGTGGTGCCTTTGGAGGAGGTGGTTCAGGAGTACCAG GAAATAAAGTTGGAAACAACTCTGGTGGGAATACTTCAGATAGAGCAAGAAAGCATTCACAGCAAGGCCTATAATCAATAA
- the TRIM52 gene encoding E3 ubiquitin-protein ligase TRIM52 isoform X1 yields MAGYATTPSPMQTLQEEAVCAICSDYFKDPVSISCGHNFCRGCVTQLWGKEDEEDQNEEEDEWEEEDEEAVGAMDGWDGSIREVLYPGNADEELFQDQDDDELWLGDSGITNWDNVDYMWDEEEEEEDQDYYLGGLRPDLRIDVYQEEEILEAYDEDEDEELYPDIHPPPSLPLPGQFTCPQCRKSFTRRSFRPNLQLANMVQIIRQMCPTPYRGNRRNDQGMCFKHQEALKLFCEVDKEAICVVCRESRSHKQHSVVPLEEVVQEYQCLPLLPRQKCNAMISAHCNLRFPGSSDPPASAPLVVGITGTRHHAQLILYF; encoded by the exons ATGGCTGGTTATGCCACTACTCCCAGCCCCATGCAGACCCTTCAGGAGGAAGCAGTGTGTGCCATCTGCTCGGATTACTTCAAGGACCCCGTGTCCATCAGCTGTGGGCACAACTTCTGCCGAGGGTGTGTGACCCAGCTGTGGGGtaaggaggacgaggaggaccaGAACGAGGAGGAAGATGAatgggaggaggaggacgaggaagCGGTGGGGGCCATGGATGGATGGGACGGCTCCATTCGAGAGGTGTTGTATCCGGGGAATGCTGACGAAGAGTTGTTCCAAGACCAAGATGACGATGAACTCTGGCTCGGTGACAGTGGTATAACTAATTGGGACAACGTAGACTATATGTGGGacgaggaggaagaagaggaagatcaGGACTATTACCTAGGAGGCTTGAGACCTGACCTGAGAATTGATGTCTaccaagaagaagaaatactGGAAGCATACGATGAGGACGAAGATGAAGAGCTGTATCCTGACATCCACCCGCCTCCTTCCTTGCCCCTTCCAGGGCAGTTCACCTGCCCCCAGTGCCGAAAGAGCTTTACACGTCGCAGCTTTCGTCCCAACTtgcagctggccaacatggtccaGATAATTCGCCAGATGTGCCCCACTCCTTATCGGGGAAACCGGAGAAATGATCAGGGCATGTGCTTTAAACACCAGGAAGCCCTGAAACTCTTCTGTGAGGTGGACAAAGAGGCCATCTGTGTGGTGTGCCGAGAATCCAGGAGCCACAAACAGCACAGCGTGGTGCCTTTGGAGGAGGTGGTTCAGGAGTACCAG tgtcttcctctgttgcccaggcagaaatgcaatgccatgatctcagctcactgcaacctccgtttcccgggttcaagcgatcctcctgcctcagcacccctagtagttgggattacaggcacacgccaccatgctcagctaattttgtatttttag